A single region of the Ziziphus jujuba cultivar Dongzao chromosome 10, ASM3175591v1 genome encodes:
- the LOC107410257 gene encoding putative receptor protein kinase ZmPK1 — translation MGFYTFFLLLSLLQSPLFYLSATSDNNILKQGSYLSVEKRNDVLVSPNGVFSAGFSLVGDNAFCFAISFMKSSVPTVVWIANRDQPVNGIGSKLSLLRNGNLVLLDAGRINLWGTETTSPVSVYLQLHDSGNLVLYNIRNESLWESFESPTDTLLSEQKITKDASLLSSKSHTNYSSGYYTFYFDNDNVLHLLYQGPDPQISNVYWPEPNEPPFRAGRTTYNNSKTALFNSTGYFQSSDDLVFSASDCGLVLYRRLTLDPDGNLRFYSFDEKNKMWIVTWQAFSQPCRIHGICGPNSLCKYDHALGRRCSCMPGFKMRKSNLDWSYGCEPVGFNYNSLVNNSQESGFIHLTNSEFYGYDKEYFQNYSLERCQEECLKSSSHCQAIQFKYRKDTGYYDCYIKTQLLNGQQQPGFQGDVYVRLPKSVLSSIESPMNELRQECPLLLNRTYEKEGQNRFLKFLLWFAVSLGGVEFTCISLVFCFLFWNRLEHVDKDKQGYMLAAATRFQKFSYDELKKAARGFHEEIGRGAGGIVYKGILPDHRVAAIKRLINDGHGGEAHEFHTEMSTIGRLNHMNLIETWGYCAEGKHRLLVYEHLENGSLASKLADSNALDWEKRFGIALGTAKGLAYLHEECLEWVLHCDVKPQNILLDSNYRPKVADFGLSKLQNRGMPNNSSFSRIRGTRGYMAPEWVYNLPITSKVDVYSYGIVALEIVTGKKPTGSQFSESGRMTENHGRLVKWVKEKMVGADSSQTHWIEEIADSRMGGKFDKAQLEILVKVALQCVEEDKEARPTMRQVVEMLQCHEEEKFFDTPKVPDPSCESGLLYFDNTEILLDE, via the coding sequence ATGGGTTTCTAtactttcttccttcttctgtCTTTGTTACAATctcctcttttttatttatctgcAACATCTGATAATAATATCCTTAAACAAGGCTCGTATTTATCGGTTGAGAAAAGAAACGATGTTCTTGTTTCACCAAATGGTGTTTTCTCAGCTGGTTTTTCCCTTGTTGGGGACAATGCTTTCTGCTTTGCCATAAGCTTTATGAAATCCTCAGTTCCTACTGTAGTTTGGATAGCCAACAGAGACCAACCAGTGAATGGAATAGGCTCAAAGCTTTCGCTTTTGAGAAATGGTAATCTTGTGTTGCTAGATGCAGGTCGAATCAACCTTTGGGGCACAGAAACAACTTCCCCGGTGTCTGTTTATCTACAGCTCCATGATAGTGGAAACCTTGTTCTTTATAATATCAGAAATGAAAGTCTGTGGGAAAGCTTTGAGTCGCCTACTGATACACTTCTTTCTGAACAAAAAATAACTAAGGATGCTAGCCTTCTCTCATCAAAAAGCCACACCAATTATTCTTCTGGTTACTATACCTTCTATTTTGACAATGACAATGTCCTTCACTTGCTTTACCAAGGTCCAGATCCACAGATTTCCAATGTCTATTGGCCGGAGCCAAACGAACCGCCTTTTCGAGCTGGTAGAACCACATACAACAACAGTAAAACTGCCCTGTTCAATTCGACGGGTTACTTCCAGTCATCTGACGATCTGGTATTCTCAGCATCAGATTGTGGTTTGGTCCTCTACAGACGATTGACACTTGATCCAGATGGTAATCTTCGATTCTACAGCTTTGATGAGAAGAATAAGATGTGGATAGTAACATGGCAAGCATTTTCCCAACCATGCAGAATTCATGGAATCTGTGGACCCAACAGTTTATGTAAATATGATCATGCTTTGGGTAGGAGATGTTCGTGCATGCCAGGATTCAAGATGAGGAAAAGCAATCTCGATTGGTCATATGGATGTGAACCGGTGGGTTTCAACTACAACTCCTTGGTCAACAATAGTCAGGAGTCTGGTTTCATTCATTTAACTAATTCTGAATTCTATGGCTATGACAAAGAATACTTCCAAAATTATAGCTTAGAAAGATGCCAAGAGGAATGCTTGAAATCTTCTTCTCATTGCCAAGCTATCCAATTCAAATATAGGAAAGATACTGGTTACTATGATTGTTACATCAAGACACAATTACTTAATGGACAGCAACAACCCGGTTTCCAGGGAGATGTATATGTAAGACTGCCAAAATCCGTCCTTTCTTCCATTGAGAGTCCCATGAATGAACTAAGGCAAGAATGCCCTCTGCTATTAAACAGAACTTATGAAAAAGAAGGTCAAAATAGGTTCCTGAAGTTTTTGCTTTGGTTTGCAGTTTCACTAGGAGGAGTTGAGTTTACTTGTATctctttagttttttgtttcttattttgGAACAGGTTAGAACATGTGGATAAAGATAAGCAAGGATACATGCTGGCCGCAGCCACCAGATTTCAGAAATTTTCATATGATGAATTGAAGAAGGCAGCGAGAGGATTTCATGAAGAAATTGGAAGAGGTGCAGGAGGTATTGTATACAAAGGCATATTGCCTGATCATCGGGTTGCAGCAATCAAGCGACTGATCAATGATGGTCATGGAGGAGAAGCTCATGAATTCCATACAGAAATGAGCACCATTGGGAGGCTAAATCACATGAACTTGATAGAGACGTGGGGTTACTGTGCTGAAGGGAAGCATAGGCTTCTGGTGTACGAGCACTTGGAGAATGGATCTTTAGCAAGCAAGCTGGCAGATTCTAATGCACTTGATTGGGAAAAAAGGTTTGGAATAGCACTAGGTACAGCAAAAGGCTTAGCTTATTTGCATGAGGAATGCTTGGAATGGGTTTTACATTGTGATGTAAAGCCTCAAAACATACTCTTAGACTCCAATTATCGTCCTAAAGTGGCAGATTTTGGGCTGTCAAAGTTGCAAAACAGAGGAATGCCAAACAATTCAAGCTTCTCAAGGATAAGAGGGACACGAGGCTACATGGCACCAGAGTGGGTTTACAATCTCCCGATTACTTCAAAAGTGGATGTGTATAGCTATGGAATAGTGGCATTGGAAATTGTAACAGGTAAAAAACCAACAGGAAGCCAGTTTTCTGAGAGTGGAAGGATGACAGAGAACCATGGGAGATTGGTGAAATGGGTGAAGGAGAAGATGGTTGGGGCTGATTCAAGTCAAACTCATTGGATTGAAGAAATAGCAGATTCTAGGATGGGTGGGAAGTTTGATAAGGCTCAGTTGGAAATACTGGTGAAAGTGGCATTGCAATGCGTGGAAGAAGACAAGGAAGCCAGGCCCACCATGCGTCAGGTTGTAGAGATGCTTCAGTGCCATGAGGAGGAGAAATTTTTCGATACTCCAAAAGTACCGGATCCTTCTTGTGAGTCTGGACTACTGTACTTTGACAATACTGAAATTCTTTTAGATGAATAA
- the LOC107410247 gene encoding putative receptor protein kinase ZmPK1, with protein sequence MGFYTFFLLLSLLQAPLFYLSATSDDTLEQGSSLSVEKPNNVLVSPNGVFSAGFSLVGENAFCFAISFMKSSVPTIVWMANRDQPVNGIGSKFSLLRNGNLVLLDAGRINLWSTETTSPVSVYLQLHDNGNLVLYNIRNESLWESFDSPTDTLLAEQKITKDASLLSSKSHTNYSSGYYTFYFDNDNVLRLLYQGPDPQISSVYWPEPNEPSFRAGRTTYNNSKTAMFNSTGYFQSSDDLVFSASDCGVVLYRRLTLDPDGNLRFYSFDEKNKLWIVTWQAFSQPCRIHGICGPNSLCKYDHALGRRCSCLPGFKMKSNLDWSYGCEPVGFNYNSLVNNIQESGFVHLTNTEFYGYDKEYFQNYSLQRCQDECLKSSSHCQAIQFIYWTDTGYYDCYIKTQLLNGHQPYFQGDAYVRLPKSVFSSIENPMKELRLECPQDSNPSLLNRTYEKEGQNRFLKFLLWFAVSLGGVEFTCISLVFCFLFWNRLEDIDKDKQGYMLAATTRFQKFSYDELKKATRGFHEEIGRGAGGIVYKGILPDHRVAAIKRLINDGHGGEAHEFHTEMSTIGRLNHMNLIEMWGYCAEGKHRLLVYEYMENGSLASKLADSNALDWEKRFGIALGTAKGLAYLHEECLEWVLHCDIKPQNILLDSNYHAKVADFGLSKLQNREMPNNSSFSRIRGTRGYMAPEWVYNLPITSKVDVYGYGIVALEIITGKKPTGSQFSESGRMTENHGRLVKWVKEKMVGADSSQTNWIEEIADSRMGGKFDKAKLEILVKVALQCVEEDKEARPTMHQVVEMLQCHEEEKIFDTPKVPDPSCESGLLYFDNTEILLDV encoded by the coding sequence ATGGGTTTCTATACTTTCTTCCTTCTTTTGTCGTTGTTACAAGCTCCTCTTTTCTATTTATCTGCAACATCTGATGATACCCTTGAACAAGGTTCATCTTTATCTGTTGAGAAACCAAACAATGTTCTCGTTTCACCAAATGGTGTTTTCTCAGCTGGTTTTTCCCTTGTTGGGGAAAATGCTTTCTGCTTTGCCATAAGCTTTATGAAATCCTCTGTTCCTACTATAGTTTGGATGGCCAACAGAGACCAACCGGTTAATGGAATAGGCTCAAAGTTTTCGCTTTTGAGAAATGGTAATCTTGTATTGCTAGATGCAGGTCGAATCAACCTTTGGAGCACAGAAACAACTTCCCCGGTATCTGTTTATCTACAGCTCCATGATAATGGAAACCTTGTCCTTTATAATATCAGAAATGAAAGTCTATGGGAAAGCTTTGATTCGCCTACTGATACACTTCTTGCTGAACAAAAAATAACTAAGGATGCTAGCCTTCTCTCATCAAAAAGCCACACCAATTATTCTTCGGGTTACTATACCTTCTATTTTGACAATGATAATGTCCTTCGCTTGCTTTACCAGGGTCCAGACCCACAGATTTCCAGTGTCTATTGGCCGGAACCAAACGAACCGTCATTTCGAGCTGGTAGAACCACATACAACAACAGTAAAACTGCCATGTTCAATTCGACGGGTTACTTCCAGTCATCTGACGATCTGGTATTCTCAGCATCTGATTGTGGTGTGGTCCTTTACAGACGATTGACACTTGATCCAGATGGTAATCTTCGATTCTACAGCTTTGATGAGAAGAATAAGTTGTGGATTGTTACATGGCAAGCATTTTCCCAACCATGCAGAATTCATGGAATCTGTGGACCCAACAGTTTATGTAAATATGATCATGCTTTGGGTAGGAGATGTTCGTGCTTGCCAGGATTCAAGATGAAAAGCAATCTCGATTGGTCATATGGATGTGAACCGGTGGGTTTCAACTACAACTCCTTGGTCAACAATATTCAGGAGTCTGGTTTCGTTCATCTGACTAATACTGAATTCTATGGCTATGACAAAGAATACTTCCAAAATTATAGCTTACAAAGATGCCAAGACGAATGCTTGAAATCTTCTTCTCATTGCCAAGCTATCCAATTCATATACTGGACGGATACTGGTTACTATGATTGTTACATCAAGACACAATTACTCAATGGACATCAACCCTATTTCCAGGGAGATGCATATGTAAGACTGCCTAAATCCGTCTTTTCTTCCATTGAGAATCCCATGAAGGAACTAAGGCTAGAATGCCCTCAAGACTCTAATCCTTCGCTATTAAACAGAACTTATGAAAAAGAAGGTCAAAATAGGTTCCTGAAGTTTTTGCTTTGGTTTGCAGTTTCACTAGGAGGAGTTGAGTTTACTTGTATctctttagttttttgtttcttattttgGAACAGATTAGAAGATATCGATAAAGATAAGCAAGGATACATGCTAGCTGCGACCACCAGATTTCAGAAATTTTCATATGATGAATTGAAGAAGGCAACGAGAGGATTTCATGAAGAAATTGGAAGAGGTGCAGGAGGTATTGTATACAAAGGCATATTGCCTGATCATCGAGTTGCAGCAATCAAGCGACTGATCAATGATGGTCATGGAGGAGAAGCTCATGAATTCCATACAGAAATGAGCACCATTGGGAGGCTAAATCACATGAACTTGATAGAGATGTGGGGCTACTGTGCTGAAGGGAAGCATAGGCTTCTGGTGTACGAGTACATGGAGAATGGATCTTTAGCAAGCAAGCTGGCAGATTCTAATGCACTTGATTGGGAAAAAAGGTTTGGAATAGCACTAGGAACAGCAAAAGGCTTAGCTTATTTGCATGAGGAATGCTTGGAATGGGTTTTACATTGTGATATAAAGCCTCAGAACATACTTTTAGACTCCAATTATCATGCTAAAGTGGCAGATTTTGGGCTGTCAAAGTTGCAAAACAGAGAAATGCCAAACAATTCAAGCTTCTCAAGGATAAGAGGGACAAGAGGCTACATGGCACCAGAGTGGGTTTACAATCTCCCGATTACTTCAAAAGTGGATGTGTATGGCTATGGAATAGTGGCATTGGAAATTATAACAGGAAAAAAACCAACAGGAAGCCAGTTTTCTGAGAGTGGAAGGATGACAGAGAACCATGGGAGATTGGTGAAATGGGTGAAGGAGAAGATGGTTGGGGCTGATTCAAGTCAAACTAATTGGATTGAAGAAATAGCAGATTCTAGGATGGGTGGGAAGTTTGACAAGGCTAAGTTGGAAATACTGGTGAAAGTGGCATTGCAATGCGTGGAAGAAGACAAGGAAGCCAGACCCACCATGCATCAGGTTGTAGAGATGCTTCAGTGCCATGAGGAGGAGAAAATTTTCGATACTCCAAAAGTACCGGATCCTTCTTGTGAGTCTGGACTATTGTACTTTGACAATACTGAAATTCTTTTAGATGTATAA
- the LOC107410252 gene encoding uncharacterized protein LOC107410252, with the protein MRRQGQYGDPVANTFVGGGQMHHMSVQGIDNNKSVQFEGRLEAFTPERDSNPYANVEGQWRWERDGSKLPNSIQPHMLNKGQDGDITRSYFQGQRTDPKLALEKQSNNDARSQPVNEDMDIGYEDNPISQTFEGLEQKFFDDIMQLAKEQSNAEDAENARHREKIYAINIQYEEQLAALRAWHASRRDDFLRRESSARQQQYQEAMVDHFSNHPRSYRGNAGSASASVTDTHRGYDANQYDSYRERARFLGGGREHGFEPRGPYPGGRVYDTGSRYY; encoded by the exons ATGAGAAGGCAAGGACAGTATGGTGACCCAGTTGCCAACACATTTGTTGGTGGTGGGCAAATGCATCATATGTCTGTTCAGGGGATTGACAATAATAAATCTGTTCAATTTGAAGGGAGGCTGGAGGCCTTTACCCCTGAGAGGGATAGTAATCCATACGCAAATGTAGAGGGACAATGGAGATGGGAAAGAGATGGATCAAAATTGCCAAATTCCATTCAGCCTCATATGTTAAACAAAG GTCAAGATGGTGATATAACAAGATCCTACTTTCAGGGTCAAAGGACTGATCCGAAGCTGGCTTTAGAGAAACAAAGCAACAATGATGCTAGATCTCAACCTGTTAATGAAGATATGGATATTGGATATGAGGACAATCCTATTTCACAGACGTTTGAAGGTCTTGAGCAGAAATTCTTTGATGACATAATGCAGCTCGCCAAGGAACAGAGCAATGCTGAGGATGCAGAAAATGCTAGACACAGAGAG AAAATCTATGCaattaatattcaatatgaGGAACAACTAGCAGCACTTCGAGCCTGGCATGCCAGTCGCAGAGATGACTTCCTTCGTAGGGAATCGAGCGCACGTCAACAGCAATACCAGGAAGCCATGGTGGATCATTTTTCTAATCATCCTCGCAGTTATAGGGGAAATGCTGGCTCAGCCTCAGCTAGTGTGACAGACACACACCGAGGTTATGATGCCAATCAATATGATTCCTACAGAGAGCGAGCTCGGTTTCTTGGTGGTGGGAGGGAACATGGATTTGAGCCAAGAGGTCCATATCCTGGAGGCCGTGTTTATGACACCGGCTCGCGCTACTACTAG
- the LOC107410250 gene encoding protein STRICTOSIDINE SYNTHASE-LIKE 3: MSRAGVLAVVFLLLALYCGTDPFKHSAISEFPDFEAHRIELPAWSLIPPDRDPENLLQKSEIKFLNQVQGPESVAFDPLGRGPYTGVADGRVLFWDGQSWTDFAYTSPNRSEICDPKPSPLSYLKNEHICGRPLGLRFDKKTGDLYIADAYFGLLKVGPEGGLATSLTTEAEGVPLRFTNDLDIDEEGNVYFTDSSTKYQRRNFMQLVFSAEDSGRLLKYNPNTKETTVLLRNLQFPNGLSLSKDGSFFVFCEGSMGRLRKYWLKGEKAGTSEIFAILPGFPDNVRTNEKGEFWVAIHCRRSMYTYLCALYPKIRKFLLKLPISAKIQFLLHIGGKLHAVVAKYSPEGKLLQILEDSQGKVVRAVSEVEEKDGKLWIGSVLMPFIAVYKLP, translated from the exons ATGTCGCGGGCCGGAGTTCTCGCAGTTGTCTTCCTCCTTCTCGCTCTGTATTGTGGAACGGACCCTTTTAAACACAGTGCGATTTCGGAGTTCCCCGACTTCGAAGCTCATAGAATCGAACTTCCAGCTTGGTCCCTTATTCCTCCGGATAGGGACCCCGAGAATTTGCTGCAGAAGTCGGAGATTAAGTTTCTGAATCAAGTGCAGGGTCCGGAGAGCGTTGCATTTGATCCTCTTGGCCGTGGACCTTACACTGGTGTTGCTGATGGCAGAGTTCTGTTCTGGGATGGACAATCTTGGACTGATTTCGCCTATACTTCCCCTAATAG ATCAGAAATATGTGATCCCAAACCTTCGCCTTTGAGTTACTTGAAGAATGAGCACATTTGTGGCAGGCCCTTGGGGCTTCGGTTTGACAAGAAAACTGGTGATTTATACATTGCAGATGCATATTTTGGGCTACTGAAGGTGGGGCCAGAAGGTGGTTTGGCAACTTCACTTACAACTGAAGCAGAAGGTGTACCGTTAAGGTTTACTAATGATCTAGACATTGATGAAGAAGGGAATGTCTATTTTACAGATAGCAGCACCAAATACCAGAGAAG GAACTTCATGCAATTGGTTTTCTCTGCAGAGGATAGTGGGAGGCTTCTGAAATACAATCCAAACACAAAAGAAACCACAGTTCTTCTGAGAAATCTTCAATTTCCAAATGGTTTGTCCCTAAGCAAGGACGGTTCCTTCTTTGTCTTTTGTGAAGGATCCATGGGCAG ATTACGCAAGTATTGGTTGAAGGGTGAGAAAGCCGGAACTTCTGAGATATTTGCTATTCTCCCTGGATTTCCTGACAATGTTAGAACCAATGAAAAGGGTGAATTTTGGGTTGCAATCCACTGTCGCCGCTCCATGTACACTTATCTATGTGCTTTATACccaaaaataaggaaatttttACTCAAACTCCCAATTTCAGCCAAAATACAATTCTTGCTTCACATTGGCGGCAAGCTTCATGCAGTTGTTGCCAAGTACAGCCCAGAGGGTAAGCTTTTGCAGATATTGGAGGACAGTCAGGGGAAGGTTGTGAGAGCTGTCAGTGAAGTGGAGGAGAAAGATGGGAAACTGTGGATTGGGAGTGTTTTGATGCCTTTCATTGCTGTTTACAAATTGCCTTGA